CCTACAGCGCAGTCCTAGGAAAGAACAATGCGGTTGCTCTAGGGATCGGTGTTCTTGGTGCCTGGACTTCTTTTTGGTTCAATCGGTTGGAGAAGCGCACACGACAGCTTATCAAGGCAGCAGAGGATGCACTTGAACCATTGCAACAACGACTTTCTGAGTCATCCGGAATCCCAGGGTTGTCAATTCTCCGAGTTGTGGAAGCAAAAGCACCAGGCTGCTCTTCTTATGCTGTAGTAATCAGTGTCATTGAGACGACTTCGCTAATAGCATTCCTCTTAGCCGCCGTTTACGCCGGTTATCTTCATTGGAGTGACCAGTAGATCTCCATACCAGAGCCCCAAAGGATGTCCAAAACCTGTCCATTTTGGGGTTTCCAAAAACCCTCCTTGTTCGTCGTTTGTAAATCGGAGAGAATTCATAAGGTTCTATGTCGCCATTTGATGGTTCAAAAACAAATCTATCAGAACCCTAATTTGATCTTGACTTGATTCCGGCCCAATGCCTTAGTGAAACTCAACGCGCATCAGGAGGCACGACATTTCAAATCACTGAATATATGGAAAGAGAGATCAAAATGAGCGGGGTGAAAAGCTGCAATCTCGCGGTTGGGCTAATCATTACAGGCATAACCTTGACATGCATAACCTTGTCCGCCGGTGCGGGGTACTACTCCAAGCCCTTCGAACCAAACATGCCAGAAGGCCGAGAGGCATACAAACAAGCCCAAAAAGATATCTATCCAAAACAAGTGAGGGAAAAGCCGGAGCAATATTCGGATCAAACGATCGCCTGGGTTGGCATCGTAAAAGGTACAGAGCCAATTGTGGGCCGATCTGGGCCCGCCGTCTTAGTGCTTGTCGAACACCGATATTTTGATTGGATCGAGGACCATGGAGCCCAGCCGGAGGTCTTTTTCTTGTCGCCACGCGGTGAAGATGAATTCATGATCGTAACGAAGCCTGAGAAGCAACTTACTCCGGACGAGGCCGCGCAATTGATTTCAAAGGGTACGATGGTTGTTGCAGTGGGACAAATTGACGTTCGGTTCGCGAAAGACCAAACAAAACCCCTAGCACTGCTAACGCGGTATGTTCAATTCATTGATCATAAAATGTATCGCAGCGATGTCTTTGACTACGGAAGACGAGATGAAGCAATTAAAAAAGTAGAGAACGGAGAGTTCTGGAAACAGTATAGTAAGAAATAGCGTGAACCAATTAGTTACGTCTAGATTGCCTGAGATGGTTTCAATTCCAATCACTCATACACAAAGCAGACATTTGGGCATCGCGACCCTTCAGATGCTACTGCTCCTGGTTGTCGCCACTCTCCTTCTCTATACAGCTGGCTGCGCGGGACGAACAGTCCAGATGACTGGGATGTCACAAGGTTACGAGGTGGCCGATCCCTCTAGTCGGCTCGTTATGATTATTCCGATCACTGGTTTAGTGCCAGGGAAAACCGGTGTCGGCGGTGCCACGAACAATCCGAGGTATTTCGCCCTTGTTGGAGAACAGTCGCCAAAGCTCATTCTGTCTGGCTGGTTCGAGCCCGCTCAGCAATTTAAGGGAGTGCCAATTCTGTGGGAGGAGCAGCGGAAAGAATGGGCCAGAACGGGGCAACCGGAACCGCAAGACATTGTCTTCGGCAAAGTGGGACAATGGGACGTCATTTTGTATGATCTACGCCTTCCCCAGCTAGCTCTTCAAACCAATGCCCATATGCGAGCCCAATGGATTCAAGCAGGGACCTGGATCGACCTGCATTTGTCGCTGACATCCAGCCAATCGAGCCGAGATGCCCGAGCGCAGCTCGTGGAGAAGCTCAAAAGTATACAAGTGAGAGAGAATTGATGCTCGCCGGTGTGTCAGAATCAGTTGAATTTGACCACATTCAAGATCGTTGGATATCTGCTTGATTTATCAGTCATTGTGCTTCCCGATTCCAAAGCTGTTTTTGGACGCATTCCCCAGTGCAACTACTTGGTTTTTTTCACCTACCCTGTCCTTGACGTGGTCCCAGGCGGCGAGTAGCATTTAAACAGAAGCCCACATCAGGCTGTTTGCAGGGTGCTTTACATGATGAAGTGGCTACGTTGTCGATCGATCATTCGAGCCGAGGTGGTGCTTGTCGTCTGGCTCGCGGTGGGCGGTCTCGCCTGGGCTGACACGCTCGACCTTTCCGATGATCTTGTGTTGCCACTCGTTGGCATCCAGCTGGCCGTCGAACCAGATCCTCTCGATGATTTCAGGGAAATTCTGAATCCTGTCCTGTTGGACTCTGCTGCCGGAGGCCTTGTTCCAGAAACGCCCCTGAGCCCTCCGCGACACTTGCCGCCTTTCTCGGGGACGCTGCTCCATCTGTCCGCTCTTCCGCTCTACCAGGTCTTCTGCGTGTATCGCGTTTGATCTCTCCTCCATAACTGCCTGTCTCGTTACATAGCGCCAGGAAGTTACTCGACCATGGAGGAAGACCATGTCAATAAGACACCAAAAGAGATCCCGACAGATTTTCCTTGGGGCCGTCGCAGTCATGATAGCCACATCCGCCCCAGCTCTTTCCGACAGTCCTGCCCCATCCGGTTCCCCTGAGGTGTGGGAATGTCCGCAATCGGATGGAATGCCTCTATATACCAACTACGAGATGCCCGGGTGTCGAGCGATGGACCTGAAGCCGCTTCTCAGGTTTCCGTCACCACCCGATCGACCCAACCTACCCCAGCTGCAAGAAACCGTTGTCCCGCGCTTGGACGCAGGACCCCCTGAGGATGTGTTTCCTGAGAATTTCCTTGGCGGTGGGTTTGGGAGTTCGGGTATCGGCTTTGGATATGTGCATCGCGGCGGATTTGGGAGTTCGGCTTCGCGCTTCGGAGGGGCGTACTCATGAAGCGCGAACTGAGTGTGCCTCGTCAGGACTGGCCGACTTGTATCGCTGCCGCGGGGCTCACCTTTCATAGTGAGGAGGTCCCCTACTGGCGAGAAGATGTGTGTTACCGATTCAGCTCAGAAGAAATTGGTGAACTGGAGGAAGCGACTGCCGAACTCCATCAGATGTGTTTAGAAGTCGTGGAATACGTGATCACGCAGGACCGATATGATCTGCTGCACATTCCGCAGGTCTGCCGCCCTGCCATCCGTGCCTCATGGGAACAAGAGCGGCCGTCTCTCTACGGGCGCTTTGATCTACGCTATGACGGGGAAACCCCTCCCGTGCTGCTCGAATACAATGCGGATACCCCAACGAGTTTAATCGAGGCGAGTGTCGCGCAGTGGTATTGGGTAGAAAGTGTGTTCCAGGGGAGGGACCAATTCAATTCTCTGCACGAGAAATTGGTGGCTCGATGGTCTGTTATCCAGAATAAGCATACCGGCCCGATTCATCTCACCGGGATACCTGACAGCCTTGAAGATGCTCAGACTGTGGCCTATCTCCAAGACACCGCTCAGCAGGCCGGACTCGAAACTATTTCCATTCCCATCGGAGAAATCGGCTGGGATCGGGGTGCACAATGTTTTGTGGATCAAGCCAATCATCGGATCACCGCGCTCTTCAAACTCTACCCATGGGAATGGCTGGCCGCCGAACCATTTGGGCCTCTTATGTTACGGTCCCCTCTGTCGGTCCTCGAGCCGGCTTGGAAAATGATTCTCAGCAATAAGGGGTTGCTGCCCCTCCTCTGGGAGCTGTTTCCTGGCCATCCGTATTTAGTTCCCGCGTTCTTCACAGCGGAACCACTAGGCCAGACTTATGTGAAAAAACCATTACTCTCCAGAGAAGGAGCAAACATCGAAATTGTCACACCGAACCTGCTTACCACCATGCCAGGACCGTATGGTCGAGAGGGATGGGTGTACCAGGCCTTCATCCCGTTACCGGAATTTGAGGGGTGGCATCCAGTAATTGGGTCGTGGGTTGTGGGAGACGAGCCGGCTGGGATTGGGATTCGGGAGACTCAGGGGTTAATTACCAAGGACCAGTGTCGCTTCGTCCCACACTATTTTGATCCGGCTGCCTCAAGAACGCTCGACGATGCTGGTTCGGTCATCCACTAGGATGAAGGGTCAGAGCACACGACAGCCCTAAAAGCAAAAAATACGACATGATTGTGCTCGTTTTGTGCTCAAGCCCACCTCACTCCAGCTCATTCCAGCCTACTCCAGCCAACGTTCGCATTTTGCACAAACCTTGGCTGGAATAGGCCTGAGTGAGCCTGAGTAGGCTGGAGGAGGGTCTGGGCTACGGTTTCCTAAACCGCGAGTCCTACAACGAAACTGACCCAAAACCCAAAAAGCAGGCCAAATCTTCAGGCATCGATCGGTCTACATTCGCAGGACGGGTCACGCTGTCCCTGACTCACCGTGAAGGGGGCACACCTACAGGGGATAGGTCAGGCCTGCCCTGGGTCTAGCGGTTTACGGTTTAGAGGGGGACACAGCCACGGCTGAATGAGGCTTGACTCACTACAGAAATGGTTATTAACTAACTTAGTTGCCCAGCAGGAAGGCTTTCATGTTGCAGTTCACACATCCCTCAAAAGCACGAGTGGCAGCCCTCATTGTCGTTTGGCTGTTTGTTGGAGGGGAAGCCTTCGCAGATTCCTTGGACCTCACCGACGATATCGGAATCCCAATCACTGATACCTTACAAGCCATCAACCCTGACAGTGTGGATGAGGTCAAGCAGGGGTTGGACCTTGTTCGATCCCTTTCGCACTGTCCCTCTACAGTAGGTGCGTTCGCCCAAGAAAACTTCCCGTTCTTGAGCAGTATTCTTCATGGCTCTTATCCTCAGAGCCCCTCTGCAGATATTCCACTCTACGAGTCTCTCTGCACCTATCGCTTGTGAGCTCCTTCCCACAGACCTACCGGCCGTAACGTCCTAGGTCTGTCGTTTTCCTCTTCACACATTTACCCGGGGATAGCAGGCGCTCTGTGTCTCAAAGCGTCTGTAGAACCTAGGGTTCTGGTCACGATCTGTGAAAAGGAGGGAGCCATGACGACCCTGACTCAAAAACGATCACAGAAGATCCCTCTGCTGCTACTAGGCCTCGCGACTCTCACCTCCTCAGGATGTCAGAGCGTTCGCCCTTACTCGACCCAAGAGGAATGTCAGGCCGAGTTAGACACCTCCTGCTACTTGGCGGCTGAACAGGAACTCAACTCAACTGGCGTCGAGAACCTGAAGTGGGTGTGGTACCCCCGGACAGGAGCGGGTCTCTTACAGACACCAACGCCTTCAGGTGGCGACCCGATATCACCGGCTCAAAACCAATCTTTGGCCGGAAAAGTGGTCACTGAGCTCTCGAACGCGATTCGTGTCCTGCGTGGCGGCTTTGGCAGTTCAGCTTCCCACTTTGGTGGAGGTTTCTCATGATGCGAGAACAATCTACGCCTCGCGCTGATTGGCCGAGACACCTTGCAGCTGCTGGAGTGACGTTTCATAGCCTCGAAGGACCCTACTGGCGGGAGGATGTCTGTTACCGTTTTTCAGAGCGAGAGATCGGGGAACTTGAACGAGCCACGATCGAGCTGCATCAGATGTGTCTCAGCATGGTTGAGGAGGTGATCACGCATGATCGATTTGACGACCTTCGGATACGCCCCGAATACCGACCGATCATTTGTGAATCCTGGAATCAGCATCACCCGCCTCTCTTTGGACGCTTCGACTTGCGGTATGACGGGGCGAGTCCGCCCGTGTTACTGGAATATAACGCCGACACGCCCTTCTGCCTGATCGAATCTAGCGTGGCCCAGTGGCACTGGCTCGAGATGACTCGACCGGGGAAAGACCAATTCAATTCGCTCCATGAACGATTAGTCGACCAGTGGAGACGTATTCACCACATTCACCGGGGACCTCTCCATCTGACGGGTCTTCCAGAAAGTGCCGAGGAGGCTCAGACGGTGGCGTATATCCAGGATACGGCCATGCAAGCTGGACTGGAAACAATCCCAATTCCCCTCAAAGGAATCGGGTGGGATCTCGTGCAAGGGCGTTTTGTCGACCAGTTCAACCATCCTATCACCATGCTGTTCAAACTCTATCCTTGGGAATGGCTTCTCGGAGAGCCCTTCGGATCTTTGCTGATCCAGTCATCTCTCATCATGATCGAACCTGCTTGGAAAATGGTGCTGAATAACAAGGGGATCCTGGCCTTACTGTGGGAACAATTTCCAGGGCACCCCAACCTCCTTCCCGCATTCTTTACGCCAGAGCCACTGGGGAATAGCTATGTGCGGAAGCCATTGTTTTCGAGAGAAGGAGCGAATGTGGAAATTATCAGCCCGACCCAGACCATCGGGACATCTGGTCCCTATGGAGAAGAAGGATGGCTCTATCAAGCCTACGCCCCACTGCCCGATTGTCACGGGTGGCGCCCCGTCATTGGTTCATGGGTGGTGGGAAGCGAGCCAGCAGGGATTGGAATTCGAGAGACTGAAGGTCTGATTACAGATGATACGTGTCGGTTTGTTCCGCACTACCTCAGCCATAATGACCTGTCTCCTGTGGGTGTACTAGGTGCACTATGAGTCGTGCGCAGGACCCGCGGTTTAGGAAACCGTGTTCCTGACCATACTCCAGCCTACTCAGGCTCACTCGGGCCTATTCCAGCCAAGGTTTGCGACAAATGCGAACGTTGGCTGGAGTAGGCTGGAATGGGCTGAAGTGAGGTAGAGTTGAGCACAATTCGAGCACAATTGCCTGGGGTGAACCCCTCTGTTGAGACACAGAAATGA
Above is a genomic segment from Nitrospiraceae bacterium containing:
- a CDS encoding glutathionylspermidine synthase family protein, which codes for MMREQSTPRADWPRHLAAAGVTFHSLEGPYWREDVCYRFSEREIGELERATIELHQMCLSMVEEVITHDRFDDLRIRPEYRPIICESWNQHHPPLFGRFDLRYDGASPPVLLEYNADTPFCLIESSVAQWHWLEMTRPGKDQFNSLHERLVDQWRRIHHIHRGPLHLTGLPESAEEAQTVAYIQDTAMQAGLETIPIPLKGIGWDLVQGRFVDQFNHPITMLFKLYPWEWLLGEPFGSLLIQSSLIMIEPAWKMVLNNKGILALLWEQFPGHPNLLPAFFTPEPLGNSYVRKPLFSREGANVEIISPTQTIGTSGPYGEEGWLYQAYAPLPDCHGWRPVIGSWVVGSEPAGIGIRETEGLITDDTCRFVPHYLSHNDLSPVGVLGAL
- a CDS encoding glutathionylspermidine synthase family protein, with the protein product MKRELSVPRQDWPTCIAAAGLTFHSEEVPYWREDVCYRFSSEEIGELEEATAELHQMCLEVVEYVITQDRYDLLHIPQVCRPAIRASWEQERPSLYGRFDLRYDGETPPVLLEYNADTPTSLIEASVAQWYWVESVFQGRDQFNSLHEKLVARWSVIQNKHTGPIHLTGIPDSLEDAQTVAYLQDTAQQAGLETISIPIGEIGWDRGAQCFVDQANHRITALFKLYPWEWLAAEPFGPLMLRSPLSVLEPAWKMILSNKGLLPLLWELFPGHPYLVPAFFTAEPLGQTYVKKPLLSREGANIEIVTPNLLTTMPGPYGREGWVYQAFIPLPEFEGWHPVIGSWVVGDEPAGIGIRETQGLITKDQCRFVPHYFDPAASRTLDDAGSVIH